One Nitrospira sp. DNA window includes the following coding sequences:
- a CDS encoding Acetolactate synthase small subunit, whose translation MEHIIAVTVENKFGVLSRVAGLFSGRGFNIESLSVAPTLDPSMSQMTIVTSGDDRIVEQIVKQLNKLIDVIKVVDLNESEFVSRETALIKVHTKAEDRAEALRIADIFRANVVDSTPSTYTIEVTGDPKKIEAIINLLQPLGIKELIRTGRVAIAREAIRPAVSQPKKVARE comes from the coding sequence ATGGAACACATCATTGCAGTCACCGTAGAAAATAAGTTCGGCGTTTTGTCTCGCGTGGCCGGATTGTTCAGCGGGCGCGGCTTCAACATCGAAAGCCTGTCCGTGGCGCCGACACTCGATCCCTCGATGTCGCAGATGACCATCGTGACATCAGGCGACGACCGGATCGTGGAGCAAATCGTCAAGCAATTGAACAAGCTGATCGATGTCATCAAGGTCGTGGATCTCAATGAGAGCGAATTCGTCTCGCGTGAGACGGCCTTGATCAAGGTTCACACCAAGGCGGAAGATCGGGCTGAGGCGCTCCGGATCGCGGACATTTTTCGAGCGAACGTCGTCGATTCGACGCCCTCGACCTACACCATCGAGGTGACGGGCGACCCGAAGAAGATCGAGGCCATCATCAATCTGTTGCAGCCGCTCGGCATCAAGGAGCTGATTCGGACCGGGCGGGTGGCGATTGCGCGAGAAGCGATCAGGCCGGCCGTCAGCCAACCCAAGAAAGTCGCGCGGGAATAG
- a CDS encoding Ketol-acid reductoisomerase (NADP(+)), whose protein sequence is MKIYYDKDADLQLIRGKKVAVIGYGSQGHAHSLNLKESGVSVVVGLREGSSWKKAEASGLKVMPVADAVKASDVVMILAPDEAQAAIYRQEIAPNLKPGSYLAFGHGFNIHFGQIVPPANINVFMVAPKGPGHLVRSEYTKGSGVPCLLAVHQDHSGNTRQVGLAYASAIGGGRAGVIETNFREETETDLFGEQAVLCGGLTSLIQAGFETLVEAGYSPEMAYFECLHEVKLIVDLIYQGGIANMRYSISTTAKYGDITRGPRVVTEQTKQEMKKILGEIQSGQFAKEWVLENQANRPVYNALLKKGEGHPIEEVGARLRGMMPWLKKDQLVDKNKN, encoded by the coding sequence ATGAAGATCTATTACGACAAAGATGCCGACCTGCAGCTCATCCGTGGAAAGAAGGTGGCCGTGATCGGTTACGGAAGCCAGGGGCATGCCCACTCGCTCAATCTCAAAGAAAGCGGCGTATCGGTCGTCGTCGGTTTGCGTGAGGGTAGCTCCTGGAAGAAGGCGGAAGCGAGCGGGTTGAAAGTCATGCCGGTGGCCGACGCCGTGAAGGCGTCCGACGTGGTCATGATCCTGGCCCCGGATGAGGCACAGGCGGCGATTTATCGGCAGGAGATTGCGCCGAACTTGAAGCCCGGCTCCTATTTGGCGTTCGGCCACGGATTCAATATCCACTTCGGGCAAATCGTGCCGCCGGCGAACATCAACGTATTTATGGTGGCGCCAAAAGGGCCGGGCCACTTGGTGCGGTCGGAATATACGAAAGGCAGCGGAGTTCCTTGCCTGCTGGCCGTTCATCAGGACCACAGCGGCAATACTCGTCAGGTGGGCTTGGCCTATGCCAGCGCCATCGGCGGCGGCAGAGCCGGCGTGATCGAGACCAACTTCCGCGAAGAGACGGAAACGGATTTATTCGGCGAGCAGGCGGTGTTGTGCGGAGGGCTCACCTCGCTGATTCAAGCCGGATTCGAGACGCTCGTGGAGGCGGGGTATTCGCCCGAGATGGCCTACTTCGAGTGTTTGCACGAGGTCAAACTGATCGTCGATCTGATTTATCAGGGCGGCATCGCCAACATGCGCTACTCGATCAGCACGACGGCGAAGTACGGCGACATTACCCGCGGTCCGCGCGTGGTGACCGAACAGACCAAGCAGGAAATGAAGAAGATCCTCGGGGAGATCCAGAGCGGGCAATTCGCCAAGGAATGGGTGCTGGAGAACCAGGCGAACCGGCCGGTCTACAATGCCTTGTTGAAAAAGGGCGAAGGCCATCCGATCGAAGAAGTCGGTGCCCGTCTTCGAGGCATGATGCCATGGTTGAAAAAAGATCAGCTCGTTGACAAGAACAAAAACTAA
- a CDS encoding Phosphatidylserine decarboxylase has product MADRAAGIPIVKEGWPFVGGLGGAALLFGLVGWTIPTALAGGFMLFTAWFFRNPSRTIPQQPNVVVSPGDGKVIAIEEEFEPRYLKEKSIRVTVFLNVFDVHVNRMPCAGTVEGISYQPGQFLVASKPEATLHNEQNAVMLKTASGAKVLCVQVAGLIARRIVCWVGQGDLVQRGERYGLIRFGSRMDTFVPLGSKICVAVGDRVKGGETIVGELR; this is encoded by the coding sequence ATGGCTGATCGAGCCGCTGGAATACCGATCGTAAAGGAAGGGTGGCCGTTCGTCGGTGGTCTGGGAGGCGCGGCGCTGCTTTTTGGCTTGGTCGGCTGGACCATTCCGACGGCGCTGGCGGGAGGGTTCATGCTCTTCACCGCTTGGTTCTTCCGGAATCCCAGCCGGACCATCCCCCAGCAGCCCAACGTGGTGGTGTCGCCGGGCGACGGCAAAGTGATCGCCATCGAGGAAGAGTTCGAGCCGCGCTACCTGAAGGAGAAGAGCATCAGGGTCACGGTCTTCTTGAACGTGTTCGATGTACATGTGAATCGAATGCCCTGTGCCGGGACGGTGGAAGGCATCAGTTATCAACCGGGCCAGTTTCTCGTGGCCAGCAAGCCGGAGGCGACGCTCCATAACGAGCAAAATGCCGTCATGTTGAAGACGGCCTCAGGAGCGAAAGTGCTCTGTGTGCAGGTTGCGGGATTGATCGCCCGCCGAATCGTCTGTTGGGTCGGGCAGGGAGACCTGGTGCAGCGGGGTGAACGGTACGGATTGATCAGGTTCGGATCGCGGATGGATACCTTCGTGCCGCTTGGTTCCAAGATTTGCGTTGCGGTGGGTGATCGGGTCAAGGGGGGAGAAACCATCGTGGGGGAACTCCGATGA
- a CDS encoding CDP-diacylglycerol--serine O-phosphatidyltransferase — translation MKSPAMRAPFAKGNRKRQAMYLIPNLCTTGNLFCGVFAILSVFNGHHLTAAIAILVGMIFDMLDGKLARLTNSTGQFGIEYDSLSDVVSFGVAPGVLIYSYALSGQGMFGVAVMFAYVAMGAVRLARFNATVSTSDSKYFTGLAIPAAAGVIASLVIFDLHFTQMGAEVKPLLILVITFALAFLMVSTIKYRSFKDLKFRRGDHFTYLVWGILALMLIAAWPQVMVFVIFAGYALSGPIARLWTVVAKSAGKQVAKTDAPVLDSRE, via the coding sequence ATGAAATCACCGGCCATGCGGGCTCCGTTTGCCAAGGGCAATCGAAAACGACAGGCCATGTACTTGATTCCTAATCTGTGCACGACGGGGAATTTGTTTTGCGGCGTCTTTGCCATTTTGTCTGTGTTCAACGGTCACCATCTGACCGCGGCCATCGCGATCCTGGTCGGGATGATCTTCGATATGCTGGACGGCAAGTTGGCTCGGTTGACGAACAGCACCGGCCAGTTCGGCATCGAATACGATTCCCTGTCGGATGTCGTATCGTTCGGTGTCGCGCCTGGCGTGCTCATCTATTCCTACGCCTTGAGCGGGCAGGGGATGTTCGGGGTGGCGGTCATGTTCGCCTATGTCGCGATGGGGGCGGTCCGGTTGGCGCGGTTCAACGCCACGGTGAGCACGTCCGACAGCAAATACTTCACGGGGCTGGCCATTCCGGCGGCGGCCGGCGTCATCGCCTCGTTGGTGATCTTCGATCTCCACTTCACCCAGATGGGTGCCGAAGTGAAGCCGTTGCTGATCTTAGTGATCACGTTTGCCTTGGCGTTTCTCATGGTGAGCACGATCAAGTACCGCAGCTTCAAGGACCTGAAGTTCCGGCGAGGCGATCACTTTACCTACCTGGTGTGGGGCATTCTCGCCTTGATGTTGATTGCGGCCTGGCCGCAGGTTATGGTATTCGTCATCTTTGCCGGCTATGCCCTGTCCGGTCCGATTGCACGGCTCTGGACGGTGGTGGCCAAGAGCGCAGGGAAGCAGGTTGCGAAGACCGATGCGCCGGTGTTGGATTCGAGAGAATAG
- a CDS encoding 2-isopropylmalate synthase translates to MTRMIRIFDTTLRDGEQSPGASMNVEEKLMIAKQLARLGVDIIEAGFAYSSPGDFEAVRRIAQEVEGPVVCSLARARPEDITRAHEALKGAPKVRIHTFLSASDIHLKHQFRMTREEAKRRAVEMVQLARTYVEDVEFSPMDASRADPTYLCEVIEAVIAAGAGTVNIPDTVGYANPQEFGGLIKRIKDSVSTSGQAVISVHCHNDLGLAVANSLAAVMAGAGQVECTINGIGERAGNTSLEEVVMGLRTRKDWYGADTKVVTEEIAKTSRLVSKITGMVIQPNKAIVGANAFAHTSGIHQDGLLKDKTTYEIMRPESIGLEQNKLVMGKLSGRHAFRQRLEELGYKLTEDEVNHAFERFKRLADQKKEIYEEDIEVIVSEEVAKMSERVVLKAFHVESGTNMVPKATVELEIDGKPVTHSGTGDGPVDAVYRTIAAMTKTKSKLLMFGVNAITGGTDAQGEVSVRLEEAGRTVSGHGADTDIITAAARAYLNALNKLAYFAVKQEEGIQKVSLI, encoded by the coding sequence ATGACCAGGATGATCAGAATATTCGACACGACGTTGCGGGACGGCGAACAATCGCCTGGGGCGAGCATGAACGTCGAAGAGAAGCTCATGATCGCCAAGCAGCTGGCGCGCCTCGGCGTGGATATCATCGAAGCCGGCTTTGCCTATAGTTCGCCCGGTGATTTCGAGGCGGTGCGCCGGATCGCCCAGGAAGTCGAGGGGCCGGTGGTCTGCAGTCTCGCCAGGGCGAGGCCGGAGGACATTACGCGGGCCCATGAAGCCTTAAAGGGTGCGCCGAAGGTCCGCATCCATACCTTTCTTTCGGCGTCGGACATCCACCTCAAGCACCAGTTCCGCATGACGCGGGAAGAAGCGAAGCGGCGTGCCGTGGAGATGGTGCAATTGGCCCGCACCTATGTCGAGGATGTCGAGTTTTCGCCGATGGATGCGAGCCGAGCAGATCCGACCTACCTCTGTGAGGTCATCGAGGCGGTCATTGCGGCAGGGGCCGGGACGGTCAATATTCCCGACACGGTGGGGTATGCCAACCCTCAGGAGTTCGGTGGGTTGATTAAGAGGATCAAGGACAGCGTATCGACCAGCGGACAGGCCGTGATCTCCGTCCATTGCCACAACGATTTGGGGTTGGCCGTGGCCAACAGCCTTGCCGCGGTGATGGCGGGAGCCGGGCAGGTCGAATGTACGATCAACGGCATCGGCGAACGGGCGGGCAACACCTCGTTGGAAGAAGTCGTCATGGGTTTGCGGACGCGCAAAGACTGGTATGGGGCCGATACGAAGGTCGTCACCGAAGAGATTGCAAAGACCAGCCGTCTCGTGAGCAAGATCACCGGCATGGTCATCCAGCCGAACAAGGCCATCGTCGGCGCCAATGCCTTTGCCCACACGTCCGGCATCCACCAGGATGGGTTGCTGAAGGATAAGACGACCTATGAGATCATGCGGCCGGAATCCATCGGGCTTGAGCAGAACAAGCTGGTGATGGGCAAGTTGTCCGGGCGCCATGCGTTCCGTCAGCGGCTGGAGGAGTTGGGCTACAAGCTGACGGAGGACGAGGTCAACCATGCGTTCGAACGGTTCAAACGGTTGGCGGACCAGAAGAAAGAGATTTACGAGGAAGATATCGAAGTGATCGTGTCCGAAGAAGTCGCCAAGATGTCGGAGCGGGTGGTCTTGAAGGCGTTTCATGTCGAAAGCGGGACCAATATGGTGCCGAAGGCCACGGTTGAGCTGGAGATCGACGGGAAACCGGTGACCCACAGCGGGACCGGGGACGGGCCGGTCGACGCGGTCTACCGGACGATCGCTGCCATGACCAAGACGAAGAGCAAGTTGCTGATGTTCGGTGTCAACGCCATTACCGGCGGCACGGATGCGCAAGGGGAGGTGTCCGTGCGGCTTGAAGAAGCCGGACGGACGGTGTCCGGGCATGGAGCCGATACGGATATCATTACCGCCGCTGCACGGGCCTATCTGAACGCCCTCAATAAGCTGGCCTATTTCGCCGTCAAGCAGGAGGAAGGAATTCAGAAGGTCAGCTTGATTTGA
- a CDS encoding Cupin, whose amino-acid sequence MMWNTHLRRCPEFLAGDHTRLRELLHPGKAPLKLEYSLAHGFLDPGRQSLWHRLQSSEVYYFIAGRGVMLVEEESSTVEAGSVIYVPPGAKQSLLNNGQDPIEFLCLVDPAWTPECEAVVE is encoded by the coding sequence ATGATGTGGAATACGCATCTTCGGCGTTGTCCTGAATTTTTAGCGGGAGACCATACCAGGCTGCGGGAGCTGCTTCACCCAGGGAAGGCGCCCCTCAAATTGGAATACAGCCTGGCGCACGGATTTTTGGACCCAGGCAGGCAGTCCCTCTGGCATCGATTGCAATCGTCGGAGGTCTATTACTTCATTGCCGGTCGCGGTGTGATGCTGGTCGAAGAAGAATCCTCGACGGTGGAGGCCGGTTCGGTGATTTATGTGCCGCCGGGGGCCAAACAGTCGCTGCTGAACAACGGGCAGGACCCGATTGAGTTTCTCTGCCTGGTCGATCCGGCCTGGACGCCGGAATGTGAAGCGGTCGTCGAATAG
- a CDS encoding 3-isopropylmalate dehydrogenase: MKARIAVLAGDGVGREIVPEAVKVLKSVAERYGHNFEFVSGDVGGHAIDKVGVPLPQETLSIAKQSDAVLLGAVGGPKWEGLEYSLRPERALLGLREQLGLYANLRPAKLYPMLADASTLRRDVIEGIDLLVIRELTGGIYFGKPKGIEPLPGGGERGFNTEVYTTDEIRRIAVVAFETARKRRKKVTSVDKANVLESSELWRRVVTDVQKDYADVALSHIYVDNCAMQLVRNPRQFDVLLCNNIFGDILSDEAAMLTGSIGMLPSASVGAKVGLFEPIHGSAPDIAGKNIANPIATIASAAMMLSYAFRLEKEAEAIEQAIVRTLDQGFRTKDIHAEGMKSVGTTEMGDAIVRNLAS; encoded by the coding sequence GTGAAAGCGAGAATCGCAGTCTTGGCCGGCGACGGAGTCGGCCGTGAAATCGTCCCGGAAGCGGTCAAGGTGTTGAAGTCCGTGGCAGAGCGGTACGGCCATAATTTTGAATTTGTCTCCGGTGATGTCGGCGGCCATGCCATCGATAAAGTCGGGGTGCCGTTGCCGCAGGAAACCCTGTCGATTGCGAAACAAAGCGATGCGGTGTTGCTCGGGGCGGTCGGCGGCCCGAAATGGGAAGGGCTGGAGTACAGCCTTCGTCCCGAGCGGGCGTTGCTCGGCTTGCGGGAACAACTCGGGCTCTATGCCAATTTGCGTCCGGCCAAGCTCTATCCCATGCTCGCCGACGCCTCCACCTTACGGAGGGACGTCATCGAGGGGATCGACCTGCTGGTCATCCGCGAGCTGACCGGCGGCATTTATTTCGGCAAGCCGAAGGGCATCGAACCGTTGCCCGGCGGCGGAGAGCGCGGGTTCAACACGGAAGTCTATACGACCGATGAAATTCGCCGGATCGCCGTGGTGGCGTTCGAGACGGCTCGCAAACGCCGCAAGAAGGTCACCTCGGTGGACAAGGCCAACGTGCTGGAATCTTCGGAATTGTGGCGGCGGGTGGTGACGGACGTGCAGAAGGACTATGCAGACGTGGCCTTGAGCCACATCTACGTCGATAACTGTGCGATGCAGTTGGTGCGGAATCCACGGCAATTCGACGTGTTGCTCTGCAACAACATCTTCGGCGATATCCTCAGCGATGAGGCGGCGATGCTGACCGGTTCGATCGGCATGTTGCCCTCCGCCAGCGTCGGGGCCAAGGTGGGCCTCTTCGAGCCGATCCACGGCAGCGCCCCGGACATTGCGGGGAAAAACATCGCCAATCCGATCGCAACCATTGCCTCCGCGGCGATGATGTTGTCCTATGCCTTCCGGCTTGAGAAGGAGGCGGAGGCCATCGAGCAGGCGATCGTCAGGACCCTGGATCAGGGGTTCCGCACCAAGGACATTCATGCCGAGGGCATGAAGTCGGTCGGCACCACCGAGATGGGTGATGCCATTGTGCGCAATCTCGCCTCGTGA
- a CDS encoding NHL repeat containing protein, with amino-acid sequence MTSASKTGIIETVAGNGEPGYAGDGGPAQAASLHEPKGLCLDREGNLYIADSENHVVRRVDRATGIITTVAGICPGGATEPASGQAAHLPIDGEEDPFADASADKANAYKQVTDLRGTVRYVTGGRLAVERDLGDGGPACQARLNFPSAVAVDRSGNLYIADTMNHRVRKVDGASGVITTLAGTGQARFSGDGGPAVLAALNEPTGVAVNDDALYIADQNNNRVRMVQLATGVITTVAGDGQASYNGDQVPALQAGLAGPSGVALGEEGLLYVADTFSSRIRSVDPATGRIETAVGDGGTYRYQGPDEPHSQSLSRPAGIAVGPNGNLFITDSDSHLIRVWDRRTKTITRLSGTGIAQFGGDGGDALAGSLSYPFGVAVDAIGTVYIADTFNHRIRVLTPAA; translated from the coding sequence ATGACCAGCGCTTCGAAAACCGGGATCATTGAGACCGTGGCAGGCAACGGTGAGCCGGGGTATGCAGGAGACGGCGGGCCTGCTCAAGCGGCTTCATTGCACGAACCGAAAGGTCTCTGCCTCGATCGAGAGGGGAATCTCTATATCGCGGATTCTGAAAATCACGTCGTGCGCCGCGTCGACCGGGCGACGGGGATCATTACGACCGTCGCCGGGATCTGTCCTGGCGGTGCGACCGAACCGGCTTCAGGGCAAGCAGCACACCTGCCGATCGACGGAGAAGAGGATCCCTTTGCCGACGCATCGGCGGATAAGGCCAATGCCTACAAGCAGGTCACCGATCTCCGCGGGACCGTGCGCTACGTCACCGGAGGGCGGCTCGCCGTCGAGCGCGATTTGGGAGACGGCGGCCCTGCCTGCCAGGCCAGGCTGAACTTTCCCAGCGCCGTGGCGGTCGATCGGTCGGGGAATCTGTACATCGCCGATACGATGAACCATCGCGTGAGGAAGGTCGATGGTGCGTCCGGTGTGATCACGACCCTGGCCGGGACGGGGCAGGCGAGGTTTTCCGGAGACGGCGGTCCGGCGGTTCTTGCCGCGCTTAATGAGCCGACCGGCGTGGCCGTCAACGACGATGCGCTCTATATAGCCGATCAGAACAACAATCGTGTGCGTATGGTGCAATTGGCCACCGGGGTGATCACGACGGTCGCCGGAGACGGCCAGGCTTCGTACAACGGCGATCAGGTTCCGGCCTTGCAAGCCGGCCTGGCGGGACCCAGCGGCGTGGCTCTAGGGGAAGAGGGTCTGTTGTATGTGGCCGATACGTTCAGCAGCCGAATACGGTCGGTCGATCCGGCAACAGGGCGGATCGAGACGGCAGTGGGCGACGGCGGTACGTATCGTTACCAGGGGCCGGATGAGCCTCACTCACAGAGCCTTTCCAGGCCCGCCGGAATCGCCGTCGGCCCGAATGGGAATCTGTTCATCACGGATTCGGACAGTCACTTGATCCGGGTCTGGGATAGGCGGACGAAGACCATTACACGCCTTTCCGGGACAGGCATCGCGCAGTTCGGCGGCGACGGCGGCGATGCCCTGGCAGGAAGCCTCAGTTATCCATTCGGCGTGGCGGTCGATGCGATCGGGACCGTCTATATTGCGGATACGTTCAACCACCGCATCAGGGTTCTGACACCCGCCGCGTAA
- a CDS encoding Aspartate-semialdehyde dehydrogenase, with protein sequence MLKKKKAYTVAILGATGAVGKESLEILEERKFPIEQLRLFSSKRSAGEVLSCQEKDYKVEELTAASSFAGVDIAFVSATDAISRDYGARLGAAGVVVIDDSAVFRMDPDVPLVVPEVNAVALRVMPRGIVAIPNCTTTPLVMALKPLRDAAGIKRVVVTTFQSVSGTGAAAMDELVDQTKALISFQDVKVQVYPYQIAFNLLPQVGSFGEGGDCSEEVKIVRETRKILEMPSLRVTATTVRVPVLRCHSEAINVELERPLKANEARAALAEMPGVIVYDDPLKKLYPMPFDVSGKDEVYIGRVREDESITNGLNLWVVSDNLRKGAALNAVQIAECLIQ encoded by the coding sequence ATGTTGAAGAAGAAAAAAGCTTACACGGTCGCGATACTTGGCGCGACCGGGGCCGTCGGGAAGGAAAGTCTTGAGATCCTGGAAGAGCGCAAGTTCCCGATCGAGCAGCTGCGCCTCTTCTCATCGAAGCGGTCGGCCGGCGAAGTGTTGTCCTGCCAGGAGAAGGACTATAAGGTCGAGGAATTGACGGCGGCCTCTTCCTTCGCCGGTGTGGACATCGCCTTCGTGTCCGCCACGGATGCCATCAGCCGGGACTACGGAGCGCGATTGGGGGCTGCGGGTGTCGTCGTCATCGACGACAGCGCGGTCTTTCGAATGGACCCTGATGTGCCGCTGGTGGTGCCGGAGGTCAACGCCGTTGCGCTGCGAGTCATGCCCCGCGGGATCGTGGCGATTCCCAACTGTACGACCACTCCGCTCGTCATGGCGCTCAAGCCGCTTCGCGACGCCGCCGGGATCAAGCGGGTTGTGGTGACGACCTTTCAATCGGTGTCCGGGACCGGGGCTGCGGCCATGGACGAACTGGTCGACCAGACGAAGGCCTTGATCTCCTTTCAAGACGTGAAGGTACAGGTCTATCCCTATCAAATCGCCTTCAACCTCTTGCCGCAGGTCGGATCGTTCGGCGAAGGCGGCGACTGTTCGGAAGAGGTCAAGATCGTCCGCGAGACTAGGAAAATTCTCGAGATGCCCTCGCTGCGGGTCACGGCGACCACGGTGCGGGTGCCGGTCCTACGCTGCCACTCCGAGGCCATCAACGTCGAGCTCGAACGGCCGCTGAAGGCGAATGAGGCGCGGGCGGCTCTCGCGGAAATGCCGGGCGTGATCGTCTATGACGATCCCCTGAAGAAACTGTACCCGATGCCGTTCGATGTATCCGGCAAGGACGAAGTCTATATCGGGCGGGTCCGCGAAGACGAGTCGATCACCAACGGCTTGAACCTTTGGGTCGTGAGCGACAATCTCCGGAAGGGCGCCGCCCTCAATGCCGTTCAAATCGCCGAATGTCTGATACAATGA
- a CDS encoding SpoIID/LytB domain-containing protein codes for MALSPLTRGILCSLAAVGGALLSSLAHPHPAFAESIRVLLAQEAPFVEVRSDGDLTLATEMGEMKLLRSPIHIASRGDGLHVNGRRMVGGQVVIRPLRNTLSLVLGKDGGTVAGSRLGSTGQSAAGATRDAELPVSGTLLVLRKGRTLFVVNQVDLEEYVKGVVPSEVSSAWHPEMLKVQAVAARTYALYNKMLSAGRDYDVVATTQDQVYRGRSGVDHRVEEAVESTRGIVVTHQQAPIYAAFSSTAAGPTEDAVNVWANKDLPYLKGVECPFDLESPYYQWKASVKIDQLEQNLRRQGFSVGTIATITPIAYSRAGRVARLRILHSGGETVLRGEDLRKAVGYTVIPSTQFEVESIGAEVLFAGYGAGHAVGLCQWGAKELAELGYSYRSILQYYYPGTELHDATLSRLMTPTLPTP; via the coding sequence ATGGCTCTTTCGCCGCTGACTCGAGGCATCCTGTGCAGTCTGGCCGCTGTGGGGGGCGCGTTGCTGTCATCCCTTGCCCATCCCCATCCCGCTTTTGCCGAATCCATTCGCGTGTTGTTGGCTCAAGAAGCTCCGTTCGTGGAGGTGCGCTCGGACGGAGACCTGACCCTGGCGACTGAGATGGGCGAAATGAAACTGCTGCGTTCCCCGATCCATATCGCATCACGGGGAGACGGGTTGCATGTCAACGGCCGGCGGATGGTGGGCGGGCAGGTGGTCATTCGGCCGCTCCGGAATACGCTCTCGCTGGTGTTAGGGAAAGACGGCGGGACCGTTGCGGGGAGTCGGCTTGGATCGACCGGGCAGAGTGCCGCCGGGGCGACCAGGGACGCCGAGTTGCCGGTCAGCGGGACCCTGTTGGTATTGCGGAAGGGGCGCACGCTCTTCGTCGTGAACCAGGTTGATTTGGAAGAATATGTAAAGGGTGTGGTGCCTTCGGAGGTCAGTTCCGCTTGGCATCCGGAAATGTTGAAGGTGCAGGCGGTGGCGGCGCGAACCTATGCGCTCTATAACAAGATGCTCAGTGCCGGGCGGGACTATGATGTGGTGGCCACCACTCAAGACCAGGTCTATCGTGGCCGTTCCGGTGTCGACCATCGAGTGGAAGAGGCGGTGGAATCGACCAGGGGCATCGTCGTCACGCACCAACAGGCGCCCATTTATGCCGCCTTTTCCTCCACCGCGGCCGGCCCGACCGAGGATGCCGTCAATGTGTGGGCGAACAAAGACCTGCCCTATCTCAAGGGGGTCGAATGTCCTTTTGATCTCGAATCGCCGTACTATCAATGGAAGGCCAGCGTAAAGATCGATCAGCTGGAGCAGAATTTGCGGCGCCAGGGATTTTCCGTCGGGACGATCGCCACCATCACTCCGATTGCCTATAGCCGTGCCGGACGGGTGGCGCGCCTGCGAATCTTGCACTCGGGCGGCGAGACGGTGCTGCGGGGTGAAGACCTGCGCAAGGCGGTGGGCTATACCGTCATCCCAAGCACCCAGTTCGAGGTCGAATCGATCGGCGCCGAGGTGCTGTTTGCCGGCTATGGAGCAGGCCATGCCGTGGGGCTCTGCCAATGGGGTGCGAAAGAACTAGCCGAACTCGGTTATTCGTACCGCAGCATTTTGCAATACTACTATCCGGGAACCGAGCTGCATGACGCGACCCTGTCGCGGTTGATGACGCCGACCCTGCCGACCCCCTGA
- a CDS encoding S-adenosylmethionine:tRNA ribosyltransferase-isomerase, with translation MLLSEFDFPFDPALVADHPVTPRHHARLLVVDRVSGMRTHRQVADLPVLLRQGDLVVVNDTKVMPARVPAQVRSTGKPIDLLFVQDLGQGLWEVLLKGRFRPGAMIAFPDGGCGEIVERSQAQTTLKVMGVASVYDLMQAAGTMPLPPYIKRPPTQDDRQWYQTMFAQREGAIAAPTAGLHFTGELVQALAEKEIELARVTLHVGPGTFRSVKSEQVEDHRMSAERVEVSLHAVEQIRRAKERGNRVVAIGTTVVRALETAAREGAGIQPFQGAAELFITPGFRFQVIDALMTNFHLPRTTLLMLVSAFVGVAPLRAAYEEAVAERYRFYSYGDAMLIGTGWAGAT, from the coding sequence ATGCTGCTCAGCGAGTTCGATTTCCCCTTCGATCCGGCGCTGGTGGCCGATCATCCGGTCACCCCCCGTCATCACGCGCGGTTGCTGGTGGTGGATCGTGTGAGCGGGATGCGAACGCATCGGCAGGTCGCCGACCTCCCCGTCCTTCTGCGACAGGGCGACTTGGTGGTGGTCAATGATACGAAGGTCATGCCGGCACGGGTGCCGGCGCAGGTTCGCTCGACGGGAAAACCGATCGATCTGCTGTTTGTTCAGGATCTCGGGCAGGGTTTGTGGGAAGTGCTCCTCAAGGGACGGTTTCGACCAGGAGCCATGATCGCGTTTCCCGACGGGGGGTGCGGAGAGATCGTGGAACGCAGCCAGGCCCAAACCACATTGAAGGTTATGGGCGTCGCGAGCGTTTATGATCTCATGCAGGCGGCCGGCACGATGCCGCTTCCTCCCTACATCAAACGCCCTCCGACGCAGGATGATCGGCAGTGGTACCAGACCATGTTCGCGCAGCGCGAAGGGGCGATCGCCGCACCCACCGCCGGGCTGCATTTTACAGGCGAGTTGGTCCAGGCCTTGGCTGAGAAAGAAATTGAGTTGGCCCGGGTGACCTTGCACGTCGGTCCCGGCACATTCCGAAGCGTGAAGAGCGAGCAGGTCGAAGATCACCGGATGTCGGCTGAACGAGTGGAAGTTTCGCTTCACGCGGTGGAGCAGATTCGTCGGGCGAAGGAACGCGGAAATCGGGTGGTGGCGATCGGCACGACCGTGGTGCGGGCGCTGGAGACCGCTGCGCGAGAGGGGGCCGGCATCCAGCCGTTTCAAGGCGCTGCCGAGCTCTTCATCACGCCTGGGTTCCGCTTCCAAGTCATCGATGCGCTGATGACCAATTTTCACCTACCCCGAACCACATTACTGATGCTGGTCTCGGCCTTTGTGGGGGTGGCGCCGCTTCGCGCAGCCTACGAAGAGGCGGTGGCGGAACGGTATCGGTTCTATAGTTACGGCGATGCGATGCTGATCGGGACGGGGTGGGCGGGAGCTACATGA